From one Comamonas piscis genomic stretch:
- a CDS encoding response regulator transcription factor, translating into MRILIAEDDQVLADGLLRSLRNSGAVVDHVASGSEADAALMANNAFDLLILDLGLPRMHGLEVLKKLRARGSAIPVLILTAAESVDDRVQGLDLGADDYMAKPFALSELEARVRALTRRGVGMSTSLIQHGPLAYDQAGRVATFDGRMLELSARELGLLEVLLQRSGRLVSKDQLVERLCEWGEEVSTNAIEVYIHRLRKKIEKGPIRIATVRGLGYCLEKIQPPAPL; encoded by the coding sequence ATGCGAATACTGATTGCAGAAGACGACCAAGTGCTGGCCGATGGCCTGCTGCGCAGTCTCCGCAACTCCGGCGCCGTGGTGGACCATGTCGCCAGCGGCAGCGAAGCCGATGCAGCGCTGATGGCCAACAATGCCTTTGACCTGCTGATCCTGGACCTGGGCCTGCCGCGCATGCATGGGCTGGAGGTGCTCAAGAAGCTGCGTGCGCGGGGCTCGGCCATCCCTGTGCTGATCCTCACCGCCGCCGAAAGCGTGGACGACCGCGTACAAGGCCTGGACCTGGGCGCCGACGACTACATGGCCAAGCCCTTTGCGCTGTCCGAGCTGGAGGCACGCGTGCGGGCCCTCACCCGCCGGGGCGTGGGCATGAGCACCAGCCTGATCCAGCACGGCCCGCTGGCCTATGACCAGGCCGGCCGCGTGGCCACGTTTGATGGCCGCATGCTGGAGCTGTCGGCGCGCGAGCTGGGCCTGTTGGAAGTACTGCTGCAGCGCTCGGGCCGCCTGGTCAGCAAGGACCAGCTGGTCGAGCGCCTCTGCGAATGGGGCGAAGAAGTCAGCACCAATGCGATCGAGGTCTACATCCACCGCCTGCGCAAGAAGATAGAAAAGGGCCCCATTCGCATTGCCACCGTGCGCGGCCTGGGTTATTGCCTGGAGAAGATCCAGCCCCCCGCGCCCCTCTGA
- a CDS encoding SdiA-regulated domain-containing protein, giving the protein MKAGSQVQMRWRASRWQRRLVMAAALLVLSALYLQWHHVIAMPGHVDALQPAPPSAPAPILPHYQASIDAKVVSGIADNLSGLAFNPTTNTLFAVTNRPPQIAELSTDGRLLRIAPLRGADDTEGIAHIQGDWFAIADERSNRIHWVEFGKDVTEISLKDSPYIQLGDIAIKNFALEGLGWDAKRQQLLAVTEKWPMQVLVMDVPFSKLKPGLVDAKISAWEVQEMEGMPSTDLAAVEVDPRSGNLLLLGEEASVLYEYSRAGALLSVMPLWAGMSGLENRAPQPEGLAMDNSGNIYIVSEPNLFYKFERKRG; this is encoded by the coding sequence ATGAAAGCAGGGTCCCAGGTGCAGATGAGGTGGCGGGCGTCGCGGTGGCAGCGCCGCCTGGTCATGGCGGCGGCCTTGCTGGTGTTGAGCGCCTTGTACCTGCAATGGCACCATGTCATCGCCATGCCGGGGCATGTGGATGCGTTGCAGCCTGCTCCGCCCTCGGCGCCTGCGCCCATCCTGCCGCATTACCAGGCCAGCATCGATGCCAAGGTGGTCAGCGGTATTGCGGACAACCTCTCGGGCCTGGCCTTCAACCCCACGACCAATACCCTGTTCGCCGTGACCAACCGGCCGCCCCAGATTGCCGAGCTGAGCACCGATGGGCGGCTGCTGCGTATCGCGCCGTTGCGGGGCGCCGATGATACTGAGGGCATCGCCCATATCCAGGGCGACTGGTTTGCGATTGCCGACGAGCGCAGCAACCGCATCCACTGGGTGGAATTTGGCAAGGATGTGACCGAGATATCGCTGAAGGACAGCCCTTATATCCAGCTGGGTGATATCGCCATCAAGAACTTCGCACTGGAAGGCCTGGGCTGGGATGCCAAACGCCAGCAATTACTGGCCGTGACCGAGAAGTGGCCGATGCAGGTGCTGGTGATGGATGTGCCTTTTTCCAAGCTCAAACCCGGTTTGGTCGATGCCAAGATCAGCGCCTGGGAGGTGCAGGAGATGGAAGGCATGCCGAGCACGGACCTGGCCGCCGTCGAGGTAGACCCGCGCAGCGGCAACCTGTTGCTGCTGGGCGAAGAGGCCTCGGTGCTGTACGAGTACAGCCGCGCTGGCGCACTGCTCAGCGTGATGCCGCTGTGGGCGGGGATGAGCGGGCTGGAAAACCGGGCACCGCAACCAGAAGGCCTGGCCATGGACAACAGCGGCAATATCTACATCGTGTCCGAGCCCAACCTGTTTTATAAATTCGAGCGCAAGCGGGGCTGA
- a CDS encoding MarR family winged helix-turn-helix transcriptional regulator codes for MPILLPHLPDDSWRLTHLGRLLGHAMRRFDARVLQLMAQDALVPLALSHLAERDQVSAAHIHITRHLSLAGDRLVDLAARAGMSKQAMAQLVDQCEAWNLVTRERDPRDARARTVRFTETGLLWLQAFERAVTQAEDEFRAEVGEQVATVVKLGLEVYGADS; via the coding sequence ATGCCCATTCTTCTGCCCCATTTGCCCGATGACAGCTGGCGCCTGACCCACCTGGGCCGCCTGCTGGGCCACGCGATGCGCCGTTTTGATGCCCGGGTGCTGCAGCTGATGGCCCAGGATGCGCTGGTGCCGCTGGCGCTGTCGCACCTGGCTGAGCGCGACCAGGTGAGTGCTGCGCATATCCATATCACCCGGCATCTGTCGCTGGCGGGTGACCGTCTGGTGGACCTGGCCGCCAGGGCGGGCATGAGCAAGCAGGCGATGGCCCAGCTGGTGGACCAGTGCGAAGCCTGGAACCTGGTGACCCGTGAGCGCGACCCGCGCGATGCCCGCGCCCGCACGGTGCGCTTTACCGAGACCGGTCTGCTGTGGTTGCAGGCCTTTGAGCGGGCGGTGACGCAGGCCGAGGACGAGTTCCGTGCTGAGGTGGGCGAACAGGTCGCCACCGTCGTCAAGTTGGGGTTGGAGGTGTACGGGGCGGACAGCTAA
- the recA gene encoding recombinase RecA, with the protein MNATATKPEANSEKSKALAAALAQIEKQFGKGTIMKLGEGEAVSDIQVVSTGSLGLDIALGVGGLPRGRVIEIYGPESSGKTTLTLQVIAEMQKLGGTCAFIDAEHALDTGYAQKLGVNLSDILISQPDTGEQALEIVDSLVRSGAVDLIVVDSVAALTPKAEIEGEMGDQLPGLQARLMSQALRKLTATIKKANCMVIFINQIRMKIGVMFGSPETTTGGNALKFYASVRLDIRRTGTIKRGDEAIGNETKVKVVKNKVSPPFKTAEFDILFGEGISREGEILDMGVTARIIEKSGAWYAYNGEKIGQGRDNSREFLRENPDLAIEIENKVRESLNISLRPAEDGVVDGPAATGTEG; encoded by the coding sequence ATGAACGCCACCGCCACCAAGCCAGAAGCCAACAGCGAAAAATCCAAGGCCTTGGCCGCCGCCCTGGCCCAGATCGAAAAGCAATTCGGCAAGGGCACCATCATGAAGCTGGGCGAAGGCGAAGCGGTTTCCGACATCCAAGTGGTGTCCACCGGTTCGCTGGGCCTGGACATTGCCCTGGGCGTTGGCGGCCTGCCACGCGGCCGGGTTATCGAGATCTACGGCCCTGAATCCTCGGGCAAGACCACCTTGACCTTGCAGGTGATTGCCGAGATGCAAAAGCTGGGCGGTACCTGCGCCTTTATCGATGCCGAGCATGCACTCGACACCGGTTATGCCCAAAAGCTGGGCGTCAACCTGAGCGACATCCTTATCAGCCAACCCGATACCGGTGAGCAGGCGCTTGAGATTGTTGACAGCCTGGTGCGCTCCGGCGCGGTGGACCTGATCGTGGTCGACTCGGTGGCCGCGCTGACCCCCAAGGCCGAAATCGAAGGCGAAATGGGTGACCAGCTGCCTGGCCTGCAAGCCCGCCTGATGAGCCAGGCGCTGCGCAAGCTCACCGCCACGATCAAGAAGGCCAACTGCATGGTCATCTTCATCAACCAGATCCGCATGAAGATCGGCGTGATGTTCGGCAGCCCCGAAACCACCACCGGCGGTAATGCGCTGAAGTTCTACGCCTCGGTGCGCCTCGATATCCGCCGCACCGGCACCATCAAGCGCGGCGACGAGGCCATCGGCAACGAGACCAAGGTCAAGGTGGTCAAGAACAAGGTCTCGCCCCCGTTCAAGACGGCCGAGTTCGACATTCTGTTTGGCGAAGGCATCTCGCGCGAAGGCGAAATCCTGGACATGGGTGTTACCGCCCGCATCATCGAGAAAAGCGGTGCCTGGTACGCCTACAACGGCGAGAAGATTGGCCAAGGCCGCGACAACTCGCGTGAGTTCCTGCGCGAAAACCCCGACCTCGCCATCGAGATCGAGAACAAGGTGCGCGAGAGCCTGAACATCAGCCTGCGCCCTGCCGAAGACGGCGTGGTGGACGGCCCCGCCGCCACTGGTACCGAAGGCTGA
- the recX gene encoding recombination regulator RecX, whose protein sequence is MSFSKLSLKGRALRYLAQREHSRAELQTKLAPHVEEGEDLAAILDELEAKGFISAERFVDSVIHTKAARYGANRVLQELRHKGVDAELVAEARERLRSTELERARVVWQRRFGTPPDSPQERAKQMRFLAGRGFGGDVVRKVLRGTDEE, encoded by the coding sequence ATGTCTTTCAGCAAGCTCTCCCTCAAAGGCCGGGCGCTGCGCTACCTGGCGCAGCGCGAGCATTCGCGCGCCGAGCTGCAGACCAAGCTCGCTCCCCATGTGGAAGAGGGCGAGGACCTGGCGGCCATCCTTGACGAGCTCGAAGCCAAGGGCTTTATCAGCGCCGAGCGCTTTGTCGACAGCGTCATCCACACCAAGGCAGCCCGCTACGGCGCCAACCGCGTGCTGCAGGAGCTGCGCCACAAAGGGGTGGATGCCGAGCTGGTCGCCGAAGCCCGTGAGCGCCTGCGCAGCACCGAGCTGGAACGCGCCCGCGTGGTCTGGCAGCGCCGTTTTGGCACCCCGCCTGACAGCCCGCAAGAGCGGGCCAAGCAGATGCGCTTTTTGGCCGGCAGAGGCTTTGGCGGCGATGTGGTGCGCAAGGTGCTGCGTGGCACGGACGAGGAATAG
- a CDS encoding VF530 family DNA-binding protein: protein MAPMSTAEQPNNPLHGLTLEGILNELVAYFGWEELGERIPVRCFCLDPSINSSLRFLRKTPWAREKVEGLYLFMLREKRRSGG, encoded by the coding sequence ATGGCGCCCATGAGCACTGCCGAACAGCCCAACAACCCTCTCCATGGCCTGACGCTGGAGGGCATTCTGAACGAGCTGGTCGCGTACTTTGGCTGGGAAGAGCTGGGTGAGCGCATTCCGGTGCGTTGCTTCTGTCTGGACCCGAGCATCAACTCCAGCCTGCGGTTTTTGCGCAAGACGCCCTGGGCGCGTGAGAAGGTCGAGGGCCTGTACCTGTTCATGCTGCGCGAGAAAAGGCGCAGCGGCGGTTGA
- a CDS encoding VOC family protein, with the protein MTAKNTVCLWYQGDALDAAQFYAQTFPDSSVGAVHRAPGDYPDGKQGDVLVVEFNVAGVPCIGLNGGPHFQHNESFSFQIATDDQAETDRLWQAIVGHGGQESACGWCKDHWGISWQITPRMLTKALADPDRAASKRVFDAMMGMTKIDIAVLEAARKG; encoded by the coding sequence ATGACCGCGAAAAATACCGTATGCCTGTGGTACCAGGGTGATGCGCTCGATGCCGCGCAGTTTTATGCCCAGACCTTTCCGGACAGCAGCGTGGGCGCCGTACACCGCGCGCCGGGCGACTACCCCGATGGCAAACAGGGCGATGTGCTAGTGGTGGAGTTCAATGTGGCGGGCGTGCCCTGCATAGGGCTCAACGGCGGGCCGCATTTTCAGCACAATGAATCCTTTTCCTTCCAGATCGCGACCGACGACCAAGCCGAGACCGACCGCCTCTGGCAGGCCATCGTCGGCCATGGCGGGCAAGAGAGTGCCTGCGGCTGGTGCAAGGACCATTGGGGTATCTCCTGGCAAATCACCCCGCGCATGCTGACGAAGGCGCTGGCCGACCCGGATCGCGCCGCGTCCAAGCGGGTGTTCGACGCGATGATGGGCATGACCAAGATCGACATTGCGGTGCTGGAAGCGGCCCGCAAAGGCTGA
- the yddG gene encoding aromatic amino acid DMT transporter YddG, protein MSSAPHSPSPVPSQRATLIGLSAVLCWSTSVGLFRSVAEHLGPIGGAAAVFSLGALLVTLRFGMPRLAQLRAMHPGYLWGCGLLFVLYEIALSLSLGFASNRNQTLELGMINYLWPSLTIVLATAIGLQRFRAGLVPGVLLAMVGIVLVLKGDSALSIASLWANVQSNPLAYGLAFSAAWLWPCYSVIAKRYAHGANALPAFLWAVGGVLWVKYAFSSEPAMHFSLPALLQLCMLSGLTALGYSCWDHGLRAGNLTVMAVGSYFTPVLSALVGTVWLNVQPSWSFWQGVALVTAGSLICWWCTRSK, encoded by the coding sequence ATGTCTTCTGCTCCGCATTCCCCCTCCCCCGTCCCCTCACAACGCGCCACCCTGATTGGCCTGTCGGCCGTGCTGTGCTGGTCCACCTCGGTGGGCCTGTTTCGCAGTGTGGCCGAACACCTGGGACCCATCGGCGGCGCGGCAGCCGTCTTCAGCCTAGGAGCCTTGCTGGTGACCTTGCGCTTTGGCATGCCGCGCCTGGCCCAGCTGCGCGCGATGCACCCGGGCTATCTGTGGGGCTGCGGCCTGCTGTTTGTGCTCTACGAGATAGCGCTGTCACTGTCGCTGGGCTTTGCCAGCAACCGCAACCAGACCCTGGAGCTGGGGATGATCAACTACCTCTGGCCGAGCCTGACGATTGTGCTGGCCACCGCCATCGGGCTGCAGCGCTTTCGCGCCGGCCTGGTGCCGGGGGTGTTGCTGGCAATGGTCGGCATTGTGCTGGTGCTCAAGGGCGACAGCGCGCTGTCCATCGCCAGCCTCTGGGCCAATGTGCAAAGCAACCCCCTCGCCTATGGCCTGGCCTTTTCTGCCGCCTGGCTCTGGCCCTGTTACTCGGTCATCGCCAAACGCTATGCCCATGGTGCCAATGCGCTGCCGGCCTTTCTTTGGGCAGTGGGGGGCGTGCTCTGGGTCAAGTACGCATTCAGCAGCGAGCCGGCCATGCACTTTTCACTGCCCGCGCTGCTGCAGCTTTGCATGCTGAGTGGTCTGACGGCCTTGGGTTACAGCTGCTGGGACCATGGGCTGCGGGCCGGCAACCTGACGGTGATGGCAGTGGGCTCTTACTTCACGCCCGTGCTGTCGGCGCTGGTGGGCACGGTCTGGCTGAATGTGCAGCCGTCATGGAGCTTCTGGCAAGGTGTGGCGCTGGTCACCGCAGGGTCACTGATCTGCTGGTGGTGTACCCGCAGCAAATAG
- the yddG gene encoding aromatic amino acid DMT transporter YddG produces the protein MSTPPLVPSQRATLIGLSAVLCWSALVSLFRSVAEHLGAIGGAACVFSLSAFLVTWRFGLPRAAQLKAMHPAYLLGCGLLFVLNEIAFSLSMGWASHRGQTLELGMINYLWPSLTLVMATVLGLQRFRAGLVPGVLLSIAGIVLVVKGDNALSLASLWTNVQSNPLAYALALCAACLWPCYSVVSKRYTQGANALPAFLWAVAAVLWIKYALSSEPPLRFTLPALLQLGLLSGLTALGYSCWDHGLRAGNLTVMAVGSYFTPVLSALVGTLWLQVQPSWSFWQGVVLVTAGSLVCWWYTRSPTVADGKKLAG, from the coding sequence ATGTCCACCCCTCCTCTTGTGCCCAGCCAGCGTGCCACGCTGATTGGGCTTTCTGCCGTGCTCTGCTGGTCCGCATTGGTGAGCCTGTTCCGCAGTGTTGCGGAGCACCTGGGGGCGATAGGCGGGGCCGCCTGCGTGTTCTCGCTCAGCGCCTTCCTGGTGACCTGGCGCTTTGGCCTGCCACGCGCGGCGCAGCTCAAGGCCATGCACCCCGCCTATCTGCTGGGCTGCGGGCTGCTGTTTGTGCTCAACGAGATCGCTTTTTCGCTGTCGATGGGCTGGGCCAGCCACCGGGGCCAGACCCTGGAGCTGGGCATGATCAACTACCTCTGGCCCAGCCTGACCCTGGTGATGGCCACGGTGCTGGGCCTGCAGCGTTTTCGCGCTGGTCTGGTGCCGGGGGTGTTGCTGTCGATAGCGGGCATTGTGCTGGTGGTCAAGGGCGACAATGCGCTGTCCCTGGCCAGCCTCTGGACCAATGTGCAAAGCAACCCGCTGGCCTATGCGCTGGCGCTGTGCGCGGCCTGCCTTTGGCCCTGTTACTCGGTGGTGTCCAAGCGCTACACCCAGGGGGCGAATGCGCTGCCTGCTTTTTTGTGGGCCGTGGCCGCCGTGCTGTGGATCAAATACGCGCTCAGTTCTGAACCACCGCTGCGCTTTACCCTGCCCGCCTTGCTGCAGCTGGGCTTGCTCAGCGGCTTGACCGCCCTGGGTTACAGCTGCTGGGACCATGGCCTGCGCGCCGGCAACCTCACGGTGATGGCAGTGGGCTCCTACTTCACCCCCGTGCTGTCCGCGCTGGTGGGCACGCTCTGGCTGCAGGTGCAGCCGTCCTGGAGCTTTTGGCAAGGCGTGGTGTTGGTGACGGCTGGCTCGCTGGTCTGCTGGTGGTACACCCGCAGCCCTACCGTGGCCGATGGCAAAAAGCTGGCCGGTTAA
- a CDS encoding 2-hydroxyacid dehydrogenase: MASSTPLHLIIKSGGSAAIPEWTALFAEFAPHVVVHDWNTPPADSSLVDFAMVWEPDTGGLARFAQLKAIFSSAAGVDHILADSQLPPDLPIVRMVTGETQQRMAEFCLMATLMLQKNMPRALAQHRQQQWIEFNPPYVASELRVGILGLGTLGAAAAHMLRAVGYPVQGWSQTRKQIEDVTSYCGQAELSEFLRSSQVLICLLPDTPSTRGILNAELFAQLPAGAQLVNAGRGTQLNSADLVTALDSGQVGGALLDVTEPEPLPADSPLWTHPRVILTPHIAASASRRAKARQVALSMAQWQAGQALDNCFDRVRGY, encoded by the coding sequence ATGGCCTCCAGCACCCCCTTGCACCTCATCATCAAAAGCGGCGGCAGCGCTGCGATCCCGGAATGGACGGCACTGTTTGCCGAATTTGCGCCCCATGTCGTCGTGCATGACTGGAACACGCCGCCGGCAGATAGCAGCCTGGTGGACTTTGCGATGGTCTGGGAACCCGATACCGGCGGGCTGGCGCGCTTTGCGCAGCTCAAGGCCATCTTCAGCTCCGCCGCTGGCGTGGACCATATCCTGGCCGACAGCCAGCTGCCGCCAGACCTGCCCATCGTGCGCATGGTCACCGGCGAAACCCAGCAACGCATGGCCGAGTTCTGCCTGATGGCCACCTTGATGCTGCAGAAGAACATGCCGCGCGCACTGGCCCAGCACCGCCAGCAGCAGTGGATCGAGTTCAACCCGCCCTATGTGGCCAGCGAGCTGCGTGTGGGCATTTTGGGCCTGGGCACCCTGGGGGCCGCTGCGGCGCACATGCTGCGCGCAGTGGGCTACCCGGTGCAAGGCTGGTCCCAAACGCGCAAGCAGATCGAAGACGTCACCAGCTACTGCGGCCAGGCTGAGCTGTCAGAGTTTTTGCGCAGCAGCCAGGTGCTCATCTGCCTGCTGCCCGATACGCCATCGACGCGCGGCATTCTGAATGCCGAACTGTTTGCCCAGCTGCCTGCGGGCGCCCAGCTGGTCAATGCCGGCCGGGGCACCCAGCTGAACAGCGCTGACCTGGTCACCGCGCTGGACAGCGGCCAGGTGGGCGGCGCGCTGCTGGATGTCACCGAGCCCGAGCCCCTGCCGGCCGATTCGCCGCTGTGGACCCATCCGCGCGTCATCCTCACCCCCCACATCGCCGCCAGCGCCAGCCGACGCGCCAAGGCGCGCCAGGTGGCCTTGTCGATGGCGCAGTGGCAGGCCGGGCAGGCGCTGGACAACTGCTTTGACCGGGTGCGCGGCTACTGA
- a CDS encoding IclR family transcriptional regulator: protein MSTDTSEDNSHQRGTLHRSFLVMRALAAHQTEGVRVTHLAKEIGLTQATTHRLLQGLIQEGMVEQDQAHKLYRLSLDLFSLAAQAGAVSDLRSLARPVLLRLSASLNDTVILMVRSGFDAVCLDRIEGQFPIRTFTGDIGGRIALGVGQGSLVILANLPEAEREEVLRFNLPRMQHYNVYDEVYMRTEIDKAHRQGYTAKNSGLLEGMAGLAVPVFDRGGQVVAALSIGTHTARLSDERLPIVRDMLLREAKALSAQINPFDPTLRHPMHAISTGDRSRSM from the coding sequence ATGAGCACCGACACCTCTGAGGACAACAGCCACCAGCGCGGCACCCTGCACCGCAGCTTTTTGGTGATGCGGGCGCTGGCAGCGCACCAGACCGAGGGCGTGCGGGTGACCCACCTGGCCAAGGAGATTGGCCTGACCCAGGCGACCACGCACCGCTTGCTACAGGGCCTCATCCAGGAAGGCATGGTTGAGCAGGACCAGGCACACAAGCTCTACCGGCTGAGCCTGGATCTGTTCTCGCTGGCCGCCCAGGCCGGCGCGGTGAGCGACTTGCGCAGCCTCGCGCGCCCGGTGCTGCTACGGCTGAGCGCCAGCCTCAATGACACGGTGATCCTGATGGTGCGCTCCGGCTTTGATGCGGTCTGCCTGGACCGCATTGAGGGCCAGTTCCCGATCCGCACCTTTACCGGCGATATCGGCGGGCGCATTGCGCTGGGCGTGGGCCAGGGCTCGCTGGTGATTCTGGCCAACCTGCCCGAGGCCGAGCGCGAGGAGGTGCTGCGCTTTAACCTGCCGCGCATGCAGCACTACAACGTCTATGACGAGGTGTACATGCGCACCGAGATCGACAAGGCCCACCGCCAGGGCTATACCGCCAAGAACTCCGGCTTGCTCGAAGGCATGGCTGGCCTGGCCGTGCCGGTGTTTGACCGGGGCGGCCAGGTGGTAGCCGCGCTGTCGATCGGCACGCACACGGCGCGCCTGAGCGACGAGCGCCTGCCCATCGTGCGCGACATGCTGCTGCGCGAGGCCAAGGCGCTGAGCGCGCAGATCAACCCCTTTGACCCGACCTTGCGCCACCCGATGCATGCGATATCCACTGGCGACCGCAGCCGCTCGATGTAA
- a CDS encoding ABC transporter ATP-binding protein, with the protein MSFLRLHNVSKQYGPNRVVSQFNLEVQKGEFVSLLGPSGCGKTTSLQMIAGFVDVTEGRIELDGKDITHAKANARGLGIVFQTYALFPHMTVRENVEFGLEMRKVAQPERSERASEALALVHLGPYADRYPRELSGGQRQRVALARALVIKPPVLLLDEPLSNLDAKLREEMQFELREIQRKVGTTTIMVTHDQSEAMSISDRVVVMEAGRITQVDTPHTVYEHPHNAFISTFVGKANLLQATVHAQGDQWLAHVGDVQMAVQDVPAAAASHGTRLLLGLRPEKIQLSATSAGRTQGTVRERFFLGNLWLYTVECPLGSITVTAANDGDAPHQVGSQVGIDWSDRNVRLIAGDGVAA; encoded by the coding sequence ATGAGTTTTCTGCGTCTCCACAACGTCTCCAAACAGTACGGCCCTAACCGGGTGGTCAGCCAGTTCAACCTGGAAGTGCAAAAGGGCGAGTTCGTCTCGCTGCTGGGCCCCTCGGGCTGCGGCAAGACCACGAGCCTGCAGATGATTGCTGGCTTTGTGGATGTGACCGAAGGCCGCATCGAGCTGGACGGCAAGGACATCACCCATGCCAAGGCCAATGCGCGTGGCCTGGGCATCGTGTTCCAGACCTATGCGCTGTTCCCGCACATGACGGTGCGCGAGAACGTGGAGTTCGGCCTGGAGATGCGCAAGGTGGCGCAGCCAGAACGCAGCGAACGCGCCAGCGAGGCATTGGCCCTGGTGCACCTGGGCCCCTATGCCGACCGCTACCCGCGTGAACTGTCGGGCGGCCAGCGCCAGCGCGTGGCCCTGGCCCGGGCGCTGGTCATCAAGCCGCCGGTACTGCTGCTCGATGAGCCGCTGTCCAACCTGGATGCCAAGCTGCGCGAAGAGATGCAGTTCGAGCTGCGCGAGATCCAGCGCAAGGTGGGCACGACCACCATCATGGTGACCCATGACCAGAGCGAAGCCATGTCGATCAGCGACCGGGTGGTGGTGATGGAGGCCGGCCGTATCACCCAGGTGGACACGCCGCACACGGTGTACGAGCACCCGCACAACGCCTTTATCTCCACCTTTGTCGGCAAGGCCAACCTGCTGCAGGCCACCGTGCATGCCCAGGGCGACCAGTGGCTGGCGCATGTGGGCGATGTGCAGATGGCGGTACAGGATGTGCCGGCCGCAGCGGCCAGCCACGGCACCCGTTTGCTGCTGGGCCTGCGCCCCGAGAAAATCCAGCTGTCGGCCACATCGGCCGGCCGCACCCAGGGCACCGTGCGCGAGCGCTTCTTCCTGGGCAACCTCTGGCTCTACACGGTGGAATGCCCGCTGGGCAGCATCACCGTGACGGCGGCCAACGACGGCGATGCGCCCCACCAGGTGGGCAGCCAGGTGGGTATCGACTGGTCCGACCGCAATGTGCGCCTGATCGCCGGTGACGGGGTGGCCGCATGA
- a CDS encoding ABC transporter permease, translating to MSERRTWAPWAMSAPSLLLFAVMLAVPLLLTTILSFNVYNVDSGPVAGSFTLEHYVHIVTDSYYYEIFWRTLWISGLVTLICIAIGAPEAYILSKMRAPWRSIFLLIILAPLLISVVVRAFGWSMLLGPEGLINDIFRLVGIGPVKLLYNETAIVIALVHVMLPFMVIPVWTSLQKLDPSVESASLSLGASHFTTLRRVVFPQVLPGILSGSLIVFGLAASSFAIPGLLGGRRVKMVATLIYDEYLHELNWPLGAAIAFVLLAANLVIMLGWNRMVEGRYKKTLG from the coding sequence ATGAGCGAACGCCGCACCTGGGCCCCCTGGGCCATGAGCGCCCCGTCGCTGCTGCTGTTTGCGGTAATGCTGGCGGTGCCGCTGCTGCTGACGACCATCCTGTCCTTCAACGTCTACAACGTGGACAGCGGCCCGGTCGCTGGCAGCTTCACCTTGGAGCACTACGTACACATCGTCACCGACAGCTATTACTACGAGATCTTCTGGCGCACCTTGTGGATCTCGGGCCTGGTCACCCTGATCTGCATCGCCATCGGCGCGCCCGAGGCCTATATTTTGAGCAAGATGCGCGCGCCCTGGCGCTCGATCTTCTTGCTGATCATCCTGGCGCCGCTGCTGATTTCGGTGGTGGTGCGGGCCTTTGGCTGGAGCATGCTGCTGGGCCCCGAAGGCCTGATCAACGACATCTTCCGCCTGGTAGGCATTGGCCCGGTCAAGCTGCTCTATAACGAGACGGCCATCGTCATTGCGCTGGTGCATGTGATGCTGCCCTTTATGGTGATCCCCGTCTGGACCTCGCTGCAAAAGCTCGATCCTTCGGTCGAGAGCGCCTCGCTGTCGCTGGGTGCCTCGCACTTCACCACCTTGCGCCGCGTGGTGTTTCCCCAAGTGCTGCCCGGCATTCTCTCGGGCAGCCTGATCGTCTTTGGCCTGGCCGCCAGCTCGTTTGCGATTCCCGGCCTGCTGGGCGGGCGCCGGGTCAAGATGGTCGCCACCCTGATCTATGACGAGTACCTGCACGAGCTGAACTGGCCGCTGGGCGCTGCCATCGCCTTTGTGCTGCTGGCCG